A stretch of Desulfobacter hydrogenophilus DNA encodes these proteins:
- the pilO gene encoding type 4a pilus biogenesis protein PilO codes for MKSMTNLEKFGLAAALIIACTFFYMKYMYDPQTKVLTTTLKKRNKVVAELNKLKDIPPLFQLEKSIEQDKKRLDELRQETGHLNINTGHPDEIAALLSKISTIMVMNDLKALSIVPKEREPGKYIDWSPFDMNIKGDFTGFVTFLKELEQLRDAVEVSGIRIASSGVKSLPLTIAFTLKI; via the coding sequence ATGAAATCCATGACCAACCTTGAAAAATTCGGACTGGCAGCCGCCCTGATCATTGCCTGTACCTTTTTTTATATGAAATACATGTATGACCCCCAGACCAAGGTGCTCACCACCACCTTAAAAAAACGTAACAAGGTGGTGGCCGAATTGAACAAGCTCAAAGATATCCCGCCGCTGTTTCAGTTGGAAAAAAGCATTGAACAGGACAAAAAGCGCCTGGATGAACTGCGCCAAGAGACAGGCCACCTTAATATAAATACAGGCCATCCGGATGAGATTGCCGCGCTTTTAAGTAAGATTTCCACCATCATGGTCATGAATGATCTTAAAGCGCTCTCCATTGTTCCCAAGGAACGGGAACCGGGAAAATACATTGACTGGTCGCCTTTTGACATGAATATCAAAGGTGATTTTACAGGTTTTGTCACCTTTTTAAAGGAACTTGAACAGCTCCGCGATGCCGTGGAGGTCTCCGGCATCCGGATCGCAAGTTCAGGTGTGAAATCCTTGCCCTTGACCATTGCCTTTACCCTGAAAATTTAA
- a CDS encoding type II secretion system protein, with the protein MKIKRSINSAQGFTLLEVLVVLSILGFVMAMAAPRFAGLSALGLDTAGRMNEARLIKFITAYTQDSGKYPGGLINLVSTDLSTGDYLKPQVSDQDPDNGMEVLAYAFDQRCRLSVHYLNGAEADELRAMGIVHVYNLNSAYDSTVSNPSPVMEKVDAGTAVLMIGGGDSDDDGSIDASEVDMDEPGWGENDLNFCIVFGLGPESDLINEGYIFNASTCPHGISAPRNFDYAWYSLVLPRLSATSNRLETDNPLGSDLFTSFAMDSSTSATVADLSLAKARETNLYEAQDPAFFTVINSIGEKFHPSSGAGFWGIDFDSDGDIGS; encoded by the coding sequence ATGAAAATAAAACGGTCAATCAATAGCGCGCAAGGCTTCACTCTGCTTGAAGTTTTGGTGGTCCTCTCTATCCTGGGTTTTGTCATGGCCATGGCCGCTCCCAGGTTTGCAGGTCTTTCCGCCTTAGGACTCGATACGGCAGGACGCATGAACGAGGCTAGGCTCATCAAATTTATAACAGCCTATACCCAGGACAGCGGCAAGTATCCGGGCGGGCTCATCAATTTGGTGTCAACGGATTTAAGTACGGGCGATTATTTAAAACCCCAGGTTTCAGACCAGGACCCGGACAACGGTATGGAAGTCTTGGCATATGCCTTTGACCAACGGTGCCGGCTTTCCGTGCACTATCTCAATGGGGCCGAGGCTGATGAACTGCGGGCCATGGGCATTGTCCATGTGTACAATCTGAACTCTGCTTATGATTCCACGGTCTCCAACCCCTCTCCTGTCATGGAAAAGGTAGATGCCGGCACGGCCGTGCTCATGATCGGGGGCGGGGATAGTGATGATGACGGAAGCATTGACGCTTCCGAAGTGGATATGGATGAACCCGGCTGGGGAGAAAACGACCTTAATTTCTGCATTGTGTTCGGCCTGGGGCCGGAAAGCGATCTGATCAATGAAGGCTATATTTTTAACGCCTCCACCTGCCCCCACGGGATCAGCGCGCCCCGCAACTTTGACTATGCCTGGTATTCCCTTGTTCTGCCAAGGCTTTCGGCCACATCCAACCGGCTGGAAACAGACAATCCCCTGGGTTCAGATCTGTTCACCAGTTTTGCCATGGACAGTTCCACCAGTGCGACAGTAGCGGACCTGTCCCTGGCAAAGGCGCGTGAGACCAATCTGTACGAGGCCCAGGACCCGGCCTTTTTTACGGTGATCAATAGCATCGGGGAAAAGTTTCATCCCTCTTCCGGGGCCGGCTTCTGGGGCATTGACTTTGATTCGGACGGGGATATCGGGAGTTGA
- a CDS encoding REP-associated tyrosine transposase: MRYRRAHVEGGTYFFTVNLAERKQTLLVEHVDMLRKVIQKVKSAHPFHIDAMVVLPNHLHALWTLPPGDNDYPMRWMLIKTGFSRRMPKVEPRSNSRIAKGERGIWQRRYWEHLIRDHRDLRHHIDYIHYNPVKHKHVNQVKDWPYSSFHHYVRQGLLPIDWGGQYRD; this comes from the coding sequence ATGCGATATAGGCGGGCCCATGTGGAAGGCGGAACTTATTTTTTCACCGTTAATCTGGCGGAACGGAAACAAACCCTGCTTGTGGAGCATGTGGATATGCTGCGCAAGGTCATACAAAAGGTGAAATCGGCTCATCCCTTTCACATTGATGCGATGGTGGTTCTACCGAACCATCTTCACGCGTTATGGACATTGCCCCCTGGGGATAACGACTATCCAATGCGCTGGATGTTGATTAAAACCGGTTTTTCACGCCGGATGCCAAAAGTTGAGCCACGCAGCAACAGCCGCATCGCCAAGGGCGAACGCGGCATATGGCAAAGGCGTTATTGGGAGCACTTAATTCGCGATCATAGGGACTTGCGGCACCATATCGACTATATCCATTACAACCCAGTCAAACATAAGCATGTCAATCAGGTAAAGGATTGGCCGTATTCAAGTTTTCACCATTACGTCCGGCAAGGTTTGCTACCGATTGACTGGGGTGGACAATACAGGGATTAG
- a CDS encoding PEP-CTERM sorting domain-containing protein, which yields MKKLTIGLCILAFVFGLSAAAHAEFITVGSDSILTVDGAEYQLISAKPSSDGPEVPDGTGLMWEWNSTSTTWQACLCRLTAFRALQALETSLNLTTITSDQIDIVTGWNTHGPEEMYVDLMTWVENDNFSYAGDITPGADLTLDDAWFIFTIEGIGTYEVTSSAQNYAFEHDVDAAGYQADWDFFDYRRYVKNGGTGDESTYFSSVIRSQVVENLTGTTYFEVNAVPEPGSAVLMMFGLLGICGANRKWSKKQSSQA from the coding sequence ATGAAAAAGTTAACCATTGGTTTATGTATTCTGGCTTTTGTCTTTGGTCTTTCAGCAGCAGCCCATGCAGAGTTTATAACCGTGGGTTCCGACAGCATCCTTACCGTTGACGGTGCCGAGTACCAGCTGATATCGGCCAAGCCTTCGTCAGACGGTCCGGAGGTGCCGGACGGTACCGGCCTGATGTGGGAATGGAATTCAACCAGCACCACCTGGCAAGCCTGCCTGTGCCGACTGACGGCATTCCGGGCTCTACAGGCGTTGGAAACCAGTCTAAATCTGACCACCATAACTTCTGACCAGATTGATATTGTCACCGGATGGAACACCCATGGCCCGGAAGAGATGTATGTGGATCTTATGACCTGGGTGGAAAATGACAATTTCAGCTATGCCGGCGATATCACGCCCGGCGCCGACCTGACCCTGGATGATGCCTGGTTTATATTCACTATTGAGGGGATCGGCACCTATGAGGTCACCTCATCTGCCCAGAACTATGCGTTTGAACACGATGTTGACGCGGCGGGATATCAAGCCGACTGGGATTTTTTTGATTACAGGCGATATGTAAAAAATGGCGGCACAGGCGATGAATCAACTTATTTTTCAAGCGTTATACGCAGCCAGGTCGTTGAGAACCTTACAGGCACTACCTATTTTGAAGTCAATGCCGTACCGGAACCCGGCTCCGCAGTGCTCATGATGTTTGGGCTTTTGGGCATTTGCGGCGCAAACAGGAAATGGTCAAAAAAACAATCATCACAGGCATAA
- a CDS encoding DUF6399 domain-containing protein, with protein sequence MADRCKERIEKAWRVTEKMTATIAFFFWMVESLVNKMALTDDQRELMHNWLIPGFYLHKVAQKETDPEQRGKIRQKSQELLSVLKDKTGPLSGFDDCEIDSMVRTAKECAGLFQRSSSCVEGRNAQLSLHHHGMHRLSDRKMKGLTVIHNFHLKRPDGTTAAERFFENKPINMFEWLLENMPLPARPRSRIKMVS encoded by the coding sequence TTGGCAGATCGATGCAAGGAACGAATTGAGAAGGCCTGGCGCGTCACCGAAAAGATGACAGCAACCATTGCATTTTTTTTTTGGATGGTCGAATCGCTTGTCAACAAGATGGCTTTGACTGATGACCAACGCGAATTAATGCACAACTGGTTGATTCCGGGCTTTTACCTCCACAAAGTTGCCCAAAAGGAGACGGACCCCGAACAAAGAGGGAAAATTCGACAAAAATCACAGGAATTACTTTCAGTCTTGAAGGACAAAACCGGGCCTCTTTCCGGATTTGATGATTGTGAAATCGACTCTATGGTAAGAACTGCCAAGGAGTGTGCTGGACTTTTTCAAAGATCAAGTTCCTGTGTAGAAGGACGAAATGCTCAACTATCTTTGCATCACCATGGAATGCACCGCCTGAGTGATCGAAAAATGAAGGGTTTGACGGTAATTCATAACTTCCATTTAAAAAGGCCTGACGGGACCACTGCGGCAGAACGATTTTTTGAAAACAAACCGATCAACATGTTTGAATGGCTTCTTGAAAATATGCCTTTACCTGCAAGGCCAAGAAGTAGAATAAAAATGGTGAGTTAG
- a CDS encoding PilN domain-containing protein gives MLQQTILAVEVSAELIRGVVLKGRGKKITVLDYAGMKRSKPDEDLPAIDSLKELKDTLKYTGKNAVYVTALARSTELFMDRKKVSAMSHYQLSEAAKWEIESYTGISGNNALVGVEKETRPKPSPGEIVYEDETDEIMVNISAIEKNVYVAVRERFKAAGLKLVRVYPPEVSFYMPLFLESPDSPRAILEMGTDYSNFAIFKGRHPDQISTLNFTCDAIKSHLASAIGASDLENSLKFTLTQAPDHEPVVLTGPGAAIPEIVDYLNRLSPSGARPLMLSKAVQITHKETDPADAVFGTAMGAGIRELAGKKMQKVGIDDSEPLIVQIKRNVYVMPLVATSILALGLLGHNQFMKYQERQFKADIKKYAAEVSKNKTTIQKYDDLLKKSTQLKTDIRTVQERISYVNEIADKKLAILVTCFQGIARAVPDGLVLDAVEQAPDTPDTLTITGRTWDLIRVGRFAIAMQDNDWCTAAVLKSLEAAGETRLAFVMQVQINPQSETIQ, from the coding sequence ATGCTCCAGCAGACCATACTGGCCGTGGAAGTCAGTGCAGAACTCATCCGGGGGGTCGTACTCAAGGGCCGAGGCAAAAAGATAACCGTCCTGGATTATGCCGGGATGAAGCGGTCCAAGCCCGATGAAGACCTGCCGGCCATTGACAGCTTAAAAGAACTCAAGGATACACTCAAGTACACGGGCAAAAATGCCGTGTATGTCACGGCCCTGGCCCGGTCCACAGAATTGTTCATGGACCGGAAAAAAGTGTCGGCCATGTCCCATTACCAGTTGTCCGAGGCGGCCAAATGGGAGATCGAATCCTACACCGGGATTTCCGGCAACAATGCCCTGGTGGGTGTGGAAAAAGAGACCCGGCCCAAGCCATCCCCCGGTGAAATTGTGTACGAGGATGAGACCGATGAGATTATGGTCAACATCTCGGCCATTGAAAAAAATGTCTATGTGGCGGTCCGGGAGCGGTTCAAGGCAGCCGGCCTCAAGCTTGTCCGGGTTTATCCGCCGGAAGTCAGTTTTTATATGCCCTTGTTCCTGGAAAGTCCGGACAGCCCCAGGGCCATCCTGGAGATGGGTACGGACTACTCCAATTTTGCCATTTTTAAGGGGCGGCATCCGGACCAGATTTCCACCTTGAACTTTACCTGTGACGCCATTAAATCCCACCTGGCATCGGCAATCGGCGCATCAGACCTGGAAAACAGCCTGAAGTTCACCCTGACCCAGGCCCCGGACCATGAGCCTGTGGTCCTCACCGGACCAGGCGCCGCCATCCCGGAAATCGTAGATTACCTGAACCGGCTCTCCCCTTCCGGGGCGCGGCCTTTAATGTTGTCAAAAGCCGTTCAGATCACCCACAAAGAAACTGATCCTGCCGATGCCGTATTCGGCACGGCCATGGGCGCGGGTATCCGGGAACTGGCCGGGAAAAAAATGCAGAAGGTGGGCATTGATGATTCCGAGCCTTTGATCGTGCAGATCAAGCGCAATGTCTATGTCATGCCCCTGGTGGCCACATCGATCCTGGCCCTAGGGCTTTTGGGCCACAACCAGTTCATGAAATATCAGGAGCGGCAGTTCAAGGCAGATATTAAAAAATACGCGGCAGAAGTGTCAAAAAATAAAACCACCATCCAGAAATATGATGACCTGCTCAAAAAATCCACCCAGTTGAAAACCGATATCCGCACGGTCCAGGAACGCATCAGCTATGTAAACGAAATTGCGGACAAAAAACTTGCAATCCTTGTGACCTGCTTCCAGGGGATCGCCCGGGCCGTGCCCGACGGCCTCGTCTTGGACGCGGTGGAACAGGCTCCCGATACCCCGGATACATTAACCATCACAGGTCGGACCTGGGACCTGATCCGGGTGGGCCGGTTTGCCATTGCCATGCAGGACAATGACTGGTGTACGGCGGCGGTGCTTAAATCCCTGGAGGCTGCGGGGGAAACCCGGCTTGCCTTTGTGATGCAGGTTCAGATCAACCCCCAAAGCGAGACAATCCAATGA
- a CDS encoding type II secretion system protein, whose amino-acid sequence MKPIFLFTTKDTKHTKGRATCHSRLRALRVLRGEKSKADFMISQSGFTLLEVLIVIFLLGMISAMAWSGLGMLDNNKRRQITMETMEQIREAIMGPAGVYDDTGQRVIGGYVKDMKKFPDLWEARAEVKPSFASTDWDDDDPENLSAGLGQGPDYTMNPDYVFFRPSGEFVKDRWQWLPPYRKLTDDTTNNYDHTGGLETENEGQPRGLWTFYTEDLRFDIGTHTAPGATEGDNWKGPYILEPKERKSDPGAHYAQNSTEYESLSPVWISASGWETWEDGDYDASLGELFDEKESFRLLNNDGRFTDGWGRSLRFFITQDPDREGSSIFWILSEGPDYDAIYPTKGTCSGHTWAVDAADTMSEAYDDTLDENLDNIVMKIYSHEYETVFEQQEQEKEAATTAILSAVRLALIGQSPNDLNTGYTGDLLELPALFQWETDATPQWDDQDSSSTPYTKGQPRGLWTRTPNAEDSADDLDEKKWGIGWARSYFPVPGGRDENQVIVDAWGNALLFFMDDSGPELLILSRGSDGRFDFGTTVDGSKAEPDDFTETLDIDTYDPSLTENQDNQVVFIRSYAYSPGYLTLGNLTVIDATATTTKARLFVDGTIAGDTILSCSTLTDEDGDGTLDDWSTGTWPGTPCLDFSDTSATTLATGARTLVVWNDTDSNDEIDTGESFKRVIFKVLPLAGTGEVESIEMDTAVFQTY is encoded by the coding sequence ATGAAGCCGATTTTTTTATTTACCACGAAGGACACGAAGCACACGAAGGGGAGGGCTACATGTCACAGCCGTCTTCGTGCGCTTCGTGTTCTTCGTGGTGAAAAATCAAAAGCCGATTTCATGATCAGCCAGTCAGGCTTTACCCTGCTTGAGGTCCTGATCGTGATTTTTCTGCTGGGAATGATATCCGCCATGGCCTGGTCCGGCCTGGGGATGCTGGACAATAACAAAAGACGGCAGATCACCATGGAGACCATGGAGCAGATCCGGGAAGCCATCATGGGCCCTGCCGGGGTGTATGACGATACCGGGCAGCGGGTGATCGGCGGGTATGTGAAGGACATGAAAAAATTTCCGGATCTCTGGGAAGCCCGGGCCGAGGTTAAGCCCAGCTTTGCGAGCACGGACTGGGATGATGATGATCCTGAAAATCTGTCCGCCGGACTGGGCCAGGGCCCGGATTACACCATGAACCCGGATTATGTATTCTTCCGGCCCTCGGGCGAATTTGTTAAGGACCGGTGGCAGTGGCTACCCCCGTACCGGAAGCTGACGGACGATACCACGAACAACTATGACCATACCGGCGGCCTTGAAACGGAAAACGAGGGCCAGCCCAGGGGGTTGTGGACTTTTTACACCGAAGATTTAAGATTTGATATCGGCACCCATACAGCACCCGGGGCCACCGAAGGCGACAACTGGAAGGGGCCCTATATCCTTGAACCCAAGGAACGAAAATCAGACCCGGGCGCGCATTATGCACAAAATTCGACTGAATATGAAAGCCTGTCCCCGGTCTGGATCAGTGCCTCGGGTTGGGAAACATGGGAGGACGGGGATTATGACGCTTCCCTGGGAGAGCTCTTTGATGAAAAGGAAAGCTTTCGGCTGCTGAATAATGACGGCAGGTTTACGGACGGCTGGGGCAGGTCTTTGCGCTTTTTTATCACCCAGGACCCCGACCGGGAGGGATCCAGTATTTTCTGGATTCTGTCCGAAGGCCCGGATTATGATGCAATCTATCCCACCAAAGGCACCTGCTCCGGCCACACCTGGGCCGTGGACGCAGCCGATACCATGTCAGAGGCATATGACGATACCCTGGATGAAAATCTGGATAATATCGTGATGAAAATTTATTCCCATGAATATGAAACCGTGTTTGAGCAGCAGGAACAGGAGAAAGAGGCAGCCACAACTGCAATTTTGTCGGCGGTCCGCCTTGCCCTGATCGGCCAAAGCCCAAACGACCTGAATACTGGATATACCGGCGACCTGCTTGAACTGCCCGCCCTGTTCCAGTGGGAGACCGATGCCACACCCCAATGGGATGACCAGGATTCAAGCAGTACCCCCTATACCAAGGGCCAGCCCCGGGGGCTATGGACCCGGACCCCTAACGCAGAGGATTCTGCTGACGACCTGGATGAAAAAAAATGGGGCATCGGCTGGGCCAGGTCCTATTTCCCCGTCCCCGGGGGCCGGGATGAAAATCAGGTGATCGTTGATGCCTGGGGCAATGCACTTTTGTTTTTCATGGATGATTCAGGGCCGGAACTTTTAATCCTGTCCCGGGGCAGCGACGGGCGCTTTGACTTCGGTACCACCGTGGACGGCAGCAAGGCCGAGCCCGATGATTTTACAGAAACCCTGGATATTGACACCTATGACCCAAGCCTGACAGAAAACCAGGACAATCAGGTGGTGTTTATTCGCTCTTACGCCTACAGCCCGGGGTACCTGACCCTGGGGAACCTGACTGTTATTGATGCCACGGCCACGACCACCAAAGCCAGGCTTTTTGTGGACGGCACCATTGCCGGGGACACCATTTTATCCTGTTCCACCCTGACGGACGAGGACGGTGACGGGACGTTAGACGACTGGAGCACCGGCACCTGGCCCGGAACTCCCTGCCTGGATTTCAGCGACACCTCGGCCACCACTCTGGCCACGGGTGCAAGAACCCTTGTGGTCTGGAACGATACGGATTCAAACGATGAGATTGATACCGGAGAGAGTTTTAAACGGGTAATTTTCAAGGTTTTGCCCCTGGCGGGCACCGGTGAAGTGGAATCCATTGAGATGGATACGGCTGTTTTTCAAACTTATTAA
- a CDS encoding type II secretion system protein GspD: MSKKLETKKKKDGGCRLVWACLVLVSLMVAGCYDPRPKSPDALESTNPYNTRMAIDGEVKQHPTMADLYPNGEKPIVKIIKGEKVDPAKARKMLSGKPPVNQNLKGMSQTINSLILNDVPVRQITELLTRLCGTNVVPTKTIENIKISIYMQDISLRSALETICRLNNLWYREGHNIVTLMTRKEYVDDIEIRQTEHTRAFSIKYTNAADMAKIIQALMGSEVYLSAIEDEEVYGHLDPEEEVDLDGEYDGPDLDNSSSQRIVLMSQLGNQMDRSSRAQADQQQAVQDALSAAAAAVSAANSSDKTTESKSKKPLLAILTVFKRNNCIIARSLDESLLNEMAKIIETLDTPTSQVLLEVRILQITLDDEFESFFQFNYGDYSGNTVDSRINPGEIVYEGGSLSTLASGVASASSLGGTISFDNIQATISFYESEGRANTISSPFLMCANNATVNFFVGEEVPLRDDVSKETVTIGDGETINTFIVDILREELGTDLEISTFINEDNTVTMDIEAEISSAQYSMTSISLSDDYGNIIEFPLDGQTKSEIDSIVTAKSGQTIALGGIIRETVDNSVIKTPILGDIPLIKYLFRQENDETQKTETVIILTPHIINHPGLAGEETDQFLKRRSSHSTIIEGKDNLLTDEGDK, translated from the coding sequence GTGAGCAAGAAACTGGAAACAAAAAAGAAAAAGGACGGCGGTTGCCGCTTGGTATGGGCATGCCTTGTACTGGTCAGTTTGATGGTGGCCGGATGTTATGACCCAAGGCCCAAAAGCCCGGATGCCCTGGAATCGACCAATCCTTATAATACCCGCATGGCCATAGACGGGGAGGTGAAACAACATCCCACCATGGCAGATCTGTATCCCAACGGAGAAAAGCCCATTGTTAAGATCATTAAAGGTGAAAAGGTTGACCCGGCAAAGGCCAGAAAAATGCTTAGCGGCAAGCCCCCCGTAAATCAGAACCTTAAGGGCATGTCCCAGACCATTAATTCCCTGATTTTAAATGATGTGCCCGTGCGCCAGATCACCGAACTTCTCACCCGTTTGTGCGGCACCAACGTGGTGCCCACCAAAACCATTGAAAATATAAAAATCAGTATATACATGCAGGATATCAGCCTGCGATCCGCCCTTGAAACCATCTGCCGGTTGAACAATCTGTGGTACCGGGAGGGGCATAACATTGTTACACTCATGACCCGGAAAGAGTATGTGGATGATATTGAAATCCGCCAGACCGAGCACACCCGCGCGTTTTCCATCAAATATACCAATGCGGCGGATATGGCCAAGATCATCCAGGCGCTCATGGGCTCGGAGGTATATCTTTCCGCCATTGAAGATGAAGAGGTGTACGGCCATTTGGATCCCGAAGAAGAGGTGGACCTGGACGGAGAATATGACGGCCCGGACCTGGACAATTCCTCATCCCAGCGCATTGTGTTGATGAGTCAGTTAGGCAATCAGATGGACCGCAGCAGCAGGGCCCAGGCCGACCAGCAGCAGGCTGTTCAGGATGCCCTTTCCGCTGCAGCGGCTGCCGTGTCTGCCGCGAACAGCAGTGACAAAACGACAGAATCCAAGAGTAAAAAGCCGCTGCTGGCCATTCTTACGGTATTTAAGCGGAATAACTGTATCATTGCCCGGTCTTTGGATGAGAGTCTGCTCAATGAGATGGCCAAAATTATTGAAACCCTGGACACCCCCACAAGCCAGGTGCTGCTGGAGGTGAGAATCCTGCAGATCACCCTGGACGATGAATTTGAAAGTTTTTTTCAGTTCAATTACGGGGACTATTCCGGTAACACCGTGGACAGCCGCATTAACCCCGGCGAGATTGTGTATGAAGGGGGGTCATTAAGCACGCTTGCTTCGGGGGTGGCCTCGGCCTCCTCACTGGGCGGGACCATATCCTTTGACAATATCCAGGCAACCATATCCTTTTATGAATCCGAAGGCCGTGCCAATACCATATCCTCACCTTTTTTGATGTGCGCCAATAATGCCACGGTGAACTTTTTTGTGGGAGAGGAGGTGCCCCTGCGCGACGATGTGTCCAAGGAGACCGTTACCATTGGAGACGGGGAAACCATCAACACCTTTATTGTGGATATCCTGCGCGAAGAGCTTGGCACGGATCTTGAGATATCCACGTTCATCAATGAAGACAATACCGTGACCATGGATATCGAAGCCGAAATTTCATCGGCCCAGTACAGCATGACTTCGATCAGCCTGTCCGATGACTATGGAAATATAATAGAGTTTCCCCTGGACGGTCAGACCAAAAGCGAGATTGACTCCATTGTCACGGCCAAGTCCGGGCAGACCATTGCCCTGGGCGGTATTATCCGGGAAACCGTGGACAATTCGGTGATAAAGACCCCGATTTTAGGGGATATCCCGTTGATTAAATACCTGTTCCGCCAGGAAAATGATGAAACCCAAAAGACCGAAACTGTGATCATCCTTACCCCCCATATCATCAATCATCCCGGACTTGCCGGAGAGGAAACCGATCAGTTTCTTAAACGCAGAAGCTCGCACAGTACCATCATTGAAGGCAAGGATAATCTGTTGACCGATGAGGGGGATAAGTAA
- a CDS encoding type II secretion system protein, producing MEKKQQQQQKNINNQKGFTLLEILVVLTIMGFLIAMVAPRLAGISGGAVDTVCDTNQNRMVTYMSSYFEQTNRYPNKLTNLVMTDGIDADPLNNSYQIPVVSDQDPENGAEVFANEFYERSPLRAHILTSNEAAVLRNMGITTVLNLNDYTQLADAVANPGDYDNDEPLVAVTTEAPAMDDVDVAEGLGVAMVGMSADAASAWTLITGSDAGNYGEPDFFGRIVLGMGAECSLITSGVISNAAHCPGGIQNADNATYNDYNLVLPRLETTVDTFDAVVTGMDSDTTDPDDGVQLAALSYDEAWPETASYDIGVNSNNYTSRTFTLDAQENWEFTTMCPEGHMYPEDDGEFWAIDLGADGSID from the coding sequence GTGGAAAAGAAACAGCAACAACAACAAAAAAACATTAACAATCAAAAAGGTTTTACCCTGCTCGAAATCCTGGTCGTCCTGACCATCATGGGCTTCTTGATCGCCATGGTCGCACCCCGCCTTGCCGGCATCTCCGGCGGTGCCGTTGATACGGTATGCGATACCAACCAGAATCGGATGGTTACTTATATGTCTTCTTATTTTGAACAGACTAACCGGTATCCGAATAAGCTGACCAACCTGGTTATGACTGATGGTATAGATGCCGATCCGCTTAATAACAGCTACCAGATTCCGGTTGTTTCCGACCAGGATCCGGAAAACGGTGCCGAAGTTTTCGCCAACGAATTCTACGAGCGTAGCCCTTTGCGTGCTCACATTTTGACTTCTAACGAAGCTGCAGTCCTGAGAAACATGGGCATCACCACTGTCCTCAACCTTAATGACTACACCCAGCTTGCTGACGCGGTGGCAAATCCAGGCGATTACGATAACGATGAGCCTCTGGTCGCCGTAACCACAGAAGCACCGGCAATGGACGACGTGGATGTGGCCGAAGGCCTCGGTGTTGCCATGGTCGGCATGAGCGCTGATGCAGCTAGCGCTTGGACCTTGATCACTGGTTCCGACGCAGGCAACTACGGCGAACCGGATTTCTTCGGTCGTATCGTGCTTGGTATGGGTGCTGAGTGCAGCCTGATCACCTCTGGTGTTATTTCCAATGCAGCCCATTGCCCGGGCGGCATCCAAAATGCTGATAATGCCACCTACAACGATTACAATCTGGTTCTGCCGCGTCTTGAGACGACTGTAGACACTTTTGATGCAGTTGTTACGGGTATGGACTCCGATACTACCGACCCCGACGACGGTGTTCAACTGGCTGCCCTGTCTTATGACGAAGCATGGCCTGAGACTGCTTCATACGATATTGGAGTTAACAGCAACAACTATACTTCCCGCACCTTTACCTTGGACGCACAGGAAAACTGGGAGTTTACAACCATGTGCCCCGAGGGCCATATGTATCCTGAAGATGATGGTGAATTCTGGGCCATTGACCTTGGCGCAGATGGTAGCATCGACTAA